From Vitis vinifera cultivar Pinot Noir 40024 chromosome 5, ASM3070453v1, the proteins below share one genomic window:
- the LOC100244170 gene encoding uncharacterized protein LOC100244170 isoform X4, which translates to MDWSPTKLLYYDHMFLLQSSATLLSFFKGDDGRRALILDSTIFHPQGGGQPSDTGFIAISESDIKFIVQDVRSKDGVVFHYGFIENSNEELESKLEKGKEVSLHVDESRRKLNSRLHSAGHLLDICMRTVGLGNLEPGKGYHFPDGPFVEYKGVVPQNELQGKQKELELDANALISRGGKVSAVVLPYAEAVELCGGCLPDYIPKSSNPRILKLGDNPGCPCGGTHVSDISEIISVKVTQIRTKKGVTKVYYTIGS; encoded by the exons ATGGATTGGAGCCCTACCAAGCTTCTCTACTATGATCACATGTTCCTGCTCCAATCCTCCGCTACTCTACTCTCCTTcttcaag GGCGATGATGGTCGACGAGCTTTGATattggattctaccatcttccaTCCCCAAGGTGGTGGTCAGCCCTCTGACACCGGTTTCATAGCCATTTCGGAGTCTGACATCAAATTCATAGTACAGGATGTTCGATCCAAGGACGGAGTA GTATTTCACTATGGTTTTATCGAGAATTCTAATGAGGAATTGGAATCAAAACTCGAGAAAGGGAAGGAAGTTTCTTTGCACGTGGATGAGTCCCGGCGCAAACTCAATTCTAG GCTCCACTCAGCTGGGCATTTGCTAGACATATGTATGCGGACTGTGGGATTAGGAAATTTAGAGCCAGGAAAAGGCTACCATTTTCCTGATGG ACCATTTGTTGAATATAAAGGTGTGGTTCCACAGAATGAACTGCAAGGCAAGCAAAAGGAGTTGGAGCTAGATGCTAATGCATTGATTTCTAGAGGGGGAAAA GTTTCTGCTGTTGTTTTACCATATGCAGAAGCTGTGGAACTTTGTGGTGGTTGCCTTCCTGATTATATACCTAAG AGCAGCAATCCTCGTATTTTAAAGCTTGGGGACAATCCTGGCTGCCCTTGTGGAGGGACTCATGTTTCCGATATTTCAGAGATCATAAGCGTGAAG GTTACTCAAATTCGGACAAAGAAGGGAGTCACAAAAGTATATTACACCATTGGCTCCTGA
- the LOC100244170 gene encoding uncharacterized protein LOC100244170 isoform X3, with amino-acid sequence MDWSPTKLLYYDHMFLLQSSATLLSFFKGDDGRRALILDSTIFHPQGGGQPSDTGFIAISESDIKFIVQDVRSKDGVVFHYGFIENSNEELESKLEKGKEVSLHVDESRRKLNSRLHSAGHLLDICMRTVGLGNLEPGKGYHFPDGPFVEYKGVVPQNELQGKQKELELDANALISRGGKVSAVVLPYAEAVELCGGCLPDYIPKSSNPRILKLGDNPGCPCGGTHVSDISEIISVKVISYVLMFDFVLLCLELRRCIFLRF; translated from the exons ATGGATTGGAGCCCTACCAAGCTTCTCTACTATGATCACATGTTCCTGCTCCAATCCTCCGCTACTCTACTCTCCTTcttcaag GGCGATGATGGTCGACGAGCTTTGATattggattctaccatcttccaTCCCCAAGGTGGTGGTCAGCCCTCTGACACCGGTTTCATAGCCATTTCGGAGTCTGACATCAAATTCATAGTACAGGATGTTCGATCCAAGGACGGAGTA GTATTTCACTATGGTTTTATCGAGAATTCTAATGAGGAATTGGAATCAAAACTCGAGAAAGGGAAGGAAGTTTCTTTGCACGTGGATGAGTCCCGGCGCAAACTCAATTCTAG GCTCCACTCAGCTGGGCATTTGCTAGACATATGTATGCGGACTGTGGGATTAGGAAATTTAGAGCCAGGAAAAGGCTACCATTTTCCTGATGG ACCATTTGTTGAATATAAAGGTGTGGTTCCACAGAATGAACTGCAAGGCAAGCAAAAGGAGTTGGAGCTAGATGCTAATGCATTGATTTCTAGAGGGGGAAAA GTTTCTGCTGTTGTTTTACCATATGCAGAAGCTGTGGAACTTTGTGGTGGTTGCCTTCCTGATTATATACCTAAG AGCAGCAATCCTCGTATTTTAAAGCTTGGGGACAATCCTGGCTGCCCTTGTGGAGGGACTCATGTTTCCGATATTTCAGAGATCATAAGCGTGAAGGTGATTTCATATGTGCTGATGTTTGACTTTGTCCTCTTGTGCCTGGAACTCAGACGTTGCATCTTTTTACGTTTCTAG
- the LOC100266516 gene encoding small ribosomal subunit protein eS21: MQNEEGQNMDLYIPRKCSATNRLITSKDHASVQINIGHVDEDGVFTGQFSTFALCGFVRAQGDADSAVDRLWQKKKAEVRQH, encoded by the exons ATGCAGAACGAAGAGGGTCAAAACATGGATCTGTACATCCCCAGGAAATG TTCTGCCACAAATAGGCTAATTACTTCAAAGGACCATGCATCTGTTCAGATAAACATAGGGCATGTGGACGAGGACGGAGTGTTCACTGGTCAATTCTCCACCTTCGCTCTATGTGGTTTTGTCCGTGCTCAG GGAGATGCCGACAGCGCTGTGGATCGGCTCTGGCAGAAGAAGAAGGCGGAAGTCCGACAGCATTAG
- the LOC100261311 gene encoding protein RALF-like 33: MGNSSAFVLICAIMAVHMVLTSSAVDFSGDHLQFQLGWIPARSACQGSIAECLAGEEFEMDSEINRRILASKRYISYGALSRNSVPCSRRGASYYNCRPGAQANPYTRGCSAITRCRR, encoded by the coding sequence ATGGGGAACTCATCTGCTTTTGTCCTCATCTGCGCAATCATGGCCGTTCACATGGTGCTTACATCCTCAGCCGTTGATTTCAGCGGCGACCACCTCCAGTTCCAGCTGGGCTGGATTCCCGCGAGATCGGCCTGCCAGGGCTCAATCGCGGAGTGCCTGGCCGGAGAAGAGTTCGAGATGGATTCGGAGATCAACAGGCGCATATTAGCTTCCAAGAGGTACATAAGCTACGGTGCACTGAGCAGGAACAGTGTGCCGTGCTCACGGCGGGGCGCCTCCTACTACAACTGCAGACCTGGCGCTCAAGCTAACCCCTACACTCGCGGCTGCAGTGCCATTACTCGCTGCCGCCGTTAA
- the LOC100264903 gene encoding heat shock factor-binding protein yields the protein MDGQDSDDPKQSTADMTAFVQNLLQQMQSRFQAMSDSIVTKIDEMGSRIDELEQSINDLRTEMGVEGSPSSSGAPRPKPEESKSPVDSA from the exons ATG GATGGGCAAGATTCAGATGATCCAAAACAGAGCACTGCTGATATGACAGCGTTT GTACAAAATCTCCTTCAGCAGATG CAATCCAGGTTCCAGGCAATGTCCGACTCCATCGTAACAAAGA TTGATGAGATGGGCAGCAGGATAGATGAGTTGGAGCAGAGCATCAATGATCTGAGAACTGAGATGGGTGTAGAGGGCTCCCCATCATCTTCCGGCGCCCCAAGGCCCAAGCCAGAAGAATCCAAGTCTCCTGTTGATTCAGCATAA
- the LOC100259718 gene encoding translocator protein homolog, giving the protein MELKHGPEDQAPTHQHKISLPKLAVAVGVPVCLTMAIIFLFGSSHKYRAIAKPFWFPPLWVMHVGSLVCSGLMGVSAWAVWSEGGFRGESDALPLYVAHISLGIVWEPLVVVMGAAWMGLGFCVVHFGTLVACYSAFRNVNPVVGELVKPCLAWVAILTFLTFKLIYL; this is encoded by the coding sequence ATGGAGTTGAAACATGGTCCAGAAGATCAAGCTCCAACCCATCAACACAAAATCTCTCTCCCAAAGCTAGCAGTTGCAGTGGGTGTCCCAGTGTGTCTGACCATggctataatatttttatttggttcaaGCCATAAGTACAGGGCCATAGCGAAGCCGTTTTGGTTTCCGCCTCTATGGGTCATGCACGTGGGCTCGTTGGTCTGCTCCGGGCTCATGGGTGTCTCGGCGTGGGCGGTGTGGTCCGAAGGTGGGTTCAGGGGAGAATCCGATGCACTGCCTCTGTACGTGGCTCATATCTCTCTGGGAATCGTGTGGGAACCTCTCGTCGTTGTGATGGGAGCGGCTTGGATGGGGTTGGGGTTCTGTGTGGTGCATTTTGGGACTCTTGTTGCGTGCTACTCGGCATTTCGAAACGTCAATCCGGTGGTGGGAGAGCTCGTTAAGCCTTGTTTGGCTTGGGTGGCCATTCTTACTTTTCTTACCTTTAAGCTTATTTATCTCTAG